From Humisphaera borealis, the proteins below share one genomic window:
- a CDS encoding DUF1501 domain-containing protein gives MTSSNQFCRRTRREFLWESGAGFGGAALAGMLAKDGYFNAASANTAAAPGAANPLSNPMAPRKGTLPGKAKSVIFLFMYGGPSQVDTFDYKPKLYPLDGKTIEVKTFGRGGHRNQGRVVGPKWQFKPYGKCGKMVSDLFPHVGSCVDDIAFLHSMYAESPIHGSAMLMMNSGRILSGHPSMGSWVTYGLGSENQNLPGYVVMLDKTGGPISGPKNWSSGYMPAAYQGVVVSANKTPIFNLERPEGMSDAVQRRLLDRLKEKNELHLQPRVDNSELSARIASYELAYKMQMHAPEAVDFSKETQATMDLYGIDGTRTEDFGRKCLLARRLVERGVRFIQIYSGGAHNDDNWDAHGDMEINHNKHAGNTDKAIAGLLKDLKQRGLLDETIVIWGGEFGRQPTAEYAKGTGRDHNAYGFTMWMAGGGIKGGVSVGETDELGSQAVVDRFHVKNLHATVLQQMGLDPNHLSYFYNGLDQKLVGVEGADPITKIIA, from the coding sequence ATGACCTCTTCCAACCAATTCTGCCGTCGGACCCGCCGCGAGTTCCTTTGGGAAAGCGGTGCCGGCTTCGGCGGGGCGGCGCTCGCCGGTATGCTCGCGAAGGACGGCTACTTCAACGCGGCCAGCGCCAATACGGCAGCCGCGCCGGGTGCCGCCAATCCGCTGTCGAATCCCATGGCGCCGCGCAAGGGCACCCTTCCGGGCAAAGCCAAGAGCGTGATCTTCCTGTTCATGTACGGCGGTCCGTCGCAGGTCGATACGTTCGACTACAAGCCCAAGCTCTACCCGCTCGACGGCAAGACGATCGAAGTGAAGACTTTCGGTCGCGGCGGGCACAGGAACCAGGGGCGCGTCGTGGGCCCGAAGTGGCAGTTCAAGCCCTACGGCAAGTGCGGCAAGATGGTCTCCGACCTCTTCCCCCACGTCGGATCGTGCGTGGACGATATCGCGTTCCTTCACAGCATGTACGCCGAGAGCCCTATCCACGGCTCGGCGATGCTGATGATGAACTCCGGCCGTATCCTGTCCGGCCATCCGAGCATGGGCTCCTGGGTGACCTACGGCCTGGGGAGCGAGAATCAGAACCTGCCCGGCTACGTGGTGATGCTCGACAAGACCGGCGGCCCGATCAGCGGCCCCAAGAATTGGTCGAGCGGTTACATGCCCGCGGCGTATCAGGGCGTGGTCGTCAGCGCCAACAAGACGCCGATCTTCAATCTCGAACGCCCCGAAGGCATGTCCGACGCCGTCCAGCGGCGGCTGCTCGACCGGCTGAAGGAGAAGAACGAACTGCACCTTCAGCCGCGCGTCGACAACAGCGAACTGTCGGCCCGAATCGCCAGCTACGAGCTGGCGTACAAGATGCAGATGCACGCGCCGGAGGCCGTCGACTTCTCGAAGGAAACACAGGCGACGATGGACCTCTACGGCATCGACGGCACCCGCACCGAAGACTTCGGCCGCAAGTGCCTGCTCGCCCGGCGGCTGGTCGAGCGTGGCGTGCGATTCATCCAGATCTACTCCGGCGGCGCCCACAACGACGACAACTGGGATGCCCACGGCGACATGGAGATCAACCACAACAAGCACGCCGGCAACACCGACAAGGCGATCGCCGGCCTGCTGAAAGATCTCAAGCAGCGCGGCCTGCTCGATGAGACGATCGTAATCTGGGGCGGCGAGTTCGGCCGCCAGCCCACGGCCGAGTACGCCAAGGGCACCGGCCGCGACCACAACGCCTACGGCTTTACCATGTGGATGGCCGGCGGCGGCATCAAAGGCGGCGTCAGCGTCGGCGAGACGGACGAACTCGGCAGCCAGGCCGTCGTGGACCGCTTCCACGTCAAGAACCTGCACGCCACGGTGCTCCAGCAGATGGGCCTGGACCCCAACCACCTGAGCTACTTCTACAACGGCCTCGATCAGAAGCTGGTCGGCGTGGAGGGGGCGGACCCGATCACGAAGATCATCGCGTAG
- a CDS encoding sulfatase family protein has translation MMKRRQTSAVLERLENRVFLRLAAALPEVPLEPLAPSPTAITADLSSQPAAAVSRPNFVFVMADDFRYDAMGFVQQQQGSAARFPWLKTPNLDELRDQSIWVRNAFVTSSVCAPARASFLTGAYNHKNGVMGNFTPFPASSTTYGSLLQQVGYHTGYVGKWHMGLQSGPRPGFDYSASYIGQGVYYNNVYEVNGKSVPTTGWVDDVSTDLAIQYLESRAGQVSQTPFSLTIGFKAPHAPYSAPAQFVSAVANVTPNPAVNAAAYPPYQRAGMGPSVQDTRSYFGAVLAVDAEVGRLTAALDNLGLAQNTVLVFVSDNGYMRGEHGQGDKRLAYEESIRVPMLVRYPSKVTGGGTLDQMILNVDVAPTFLDLAGAAIPSTIDGKSFAPLLTGQATPWRDDFLYQYFEDDGYPPPFSPPEHFAVRTAHAKLIKWPGNSNWTQLFDLDNDPYEINNLYNKPAAAVLQSDMLARYDAAAARVGFAPTYPPAGSVVKVDFQPAASPVVPGYLVDSGQVYGNRNGQTYGWSTSHEDSVFDRDQSGNQLLDTVIAVKSASKWEIAVPDGTYTVKVGIGDGGSSSRNTVNVEGKSLFSGQSLRLLQFNILPITVTVTDGRLTIDAGSSANLATRLTYLTLTRLTQSPPPPPPPVTTTLRFNFQPATAPSVAGYLIDSGQAFSVQNGQSFGWNISCANAVVDRDANANQLLDTNVAVGGGGKWELAVPNGKYTVKLSVGDSAAASCNNVWLEGVQVFNYQSLAANVFAQKSTTIVVSDGRLTLGIGSAPAGTVRINYLEVADGQVVPPPPPPPTTAAIKVNFQPAVAPIVASYFVDCGQTYASRNGRTYGWTTNHADAVYDRNLNTNQLLDTCVAIKAGGKWELSVPNGTYTVKVSVGDAGAASSNNIWVEGVQLFNYAKLAANVFSSKLIVVNVADGRLTLGIGSAASGLTRVNYLELA, from the coding sequence ATGATGAAGCGGAGACAGACGAGCGCGGTGTTGGAGCGGTTGGAGAACCGGGTGTTTCTACGCCTTGCGGCGGCCCTGCCCGAGGTGCCACTTGAGCCCTTGGCGCCGTCCCCGACGGCGATCACCGCTGACCTCTCATCACAGCCAGCGGCTGCAGTCAGCAGGCCCAATTTCGTCTTCGTGATGGCCGACGATTTTCGCTACGACGCCATGGGATTCGTCCAGCAGCAACAGGGATCGGCCGCAAGATTCCCCTGGTTGAAGACGCCGAACCTTGATGAGTTGCGAGATCAGAGCATCTGGGTCCGGAACGCCTTTGTTACAAGTTCTGTATGCGCGCCGGCTCGGGCTTCGTTCCTGACCGGAGCCTATAACCACAAGAACGGGGTGATGGGCAACTTCACCCCCTTCCCCGCCTCATCGACGACCTATGGTTCGCTGCTGCAGCAGGTAGGCTATCACACCGGGTACGTTGGCAAATGGCACATGGGGTTGCAGTCGGGGCCCAGGCCGGGTTTTGACTATAGCGCAAGCTACATCGGCCAAGGCGTCTACTACAACAACGTCTATGAGGTGAATGGCAAATCCGTTCCAACGACCGGATGGGTCGACGATGTCAGCACTGACCTGGCGATCCAGTACCTGGAGTCTCGCGCCGGCCAGGTCAGCCAGACACCGTTTTCACTCACGATCGGCTTTAAAGCGCCGCACGCCCCGTATTCCGCGCCAGCCCAGTTCGTGAGTGCAGTCGCGAACGTAACGCCTAATCCCGCCGTGAATGCCGCGGCATATCCGCCGTATCAGCGTGCGGGGATGGGGCCAAGCGTTCAGGACACCCGCAGCTATTTCGGTGCGGTGCTGGCGGTTGACGCCGAGGTGGGCCGATTGACGGCCGCGCTGGATAACCTGGGCCTGGCGCAGAACACAGTCCTGGTCTTCGTAAGCGACAACGGGTACATGCGCGGCGAGCACGGACAGGGCGACAAGCGTCTGGCTTATGAAGAGAGCATCCGTGTCCCGATGCTGGTGCGCTATCCGTCGAAGGTTACTGGTGGCGGAACGCTCGACCAGATGATCCTGAACGTCGATGTCGCGCCGACGTTTCTCGATCTGGCCGGCGCCGCGATACCGAGCACCATTGACGGCAAAAGCTTCGCGCCGCTCCTGACCGGGCAGGCAACGCCGTGGCGCGACGACTTCCTTTACCAGTACTTCGAGGACGACGGTTATCCCCCGCCCTTCAGCCCTCCTGAGCACTTTGCCGTGCGAACGGCGCACGCGAAACTGATCAAATGGCCGGGCAACTCAAACTGGACGCAGCTCTTCGATCTCGACAACGACCCTTACGAGATCAACAACCTTTACAACAAGCCTGCCGCCGCGGTGCTGCAGTCGGACATGCTCGCCCGCTACGATGCCGCGGCGGCGCGGGTCGGTTTTGCGCCGACCTATCCGCCTGCCGGGAGCGTAGTGAAGGTCGATTTCCAGCCCGCCGCCAGCCCTGTCGTTCCGGGGTACCTTGTTGATTCCGGGCAGGTCTACGGGAATCGCAATGGTCAAACATACGGCTGGTCCACGTCGCACGAGGATTCCGTCTTCGATCGCGATCAAAGCGGGAATCAGTTGCTGGATACCGTGATCGCCGTCAAGTCTGCCAGCAAGTGGGAGATAGCGGTCCCCGACGGAACATACACGGTCAAGGTTGGAATCGGCGATGGAGGTTCCAGCAGCAGAAACACGGTGAACGTCGAAGGCAAATCGCTGTTCAGCGGGCAGTCGCTGCGATTACTGCAGTTCAATATCCTTCCCATCACGGTCACCGTAACGGACGGTCGGCTCACGATCGATGCGGGGTCTTCGGCCAACCTGGCGACACGGCTGACGTACTTGACCCTCACCAGGCTGACCCAATCTCCGCCCCCGCCTCCGCCACCCGTGACGACGACGCTGCGTTTCAATTTCCAACCGGCCACGGCACCGTCGGTTGCGGGATACCTGATCGATTCGGGACAGGCATTTTCCGTTCAAAACGGGCAGTCGTTCGGCTGGAATATCAGTTGTGCAAACGCCGTTGTCGATCGCGACGCCAATGCCAATCAGCTGCTTGATACCAATGTCGCGGTGGGTGGCGGCGGGAAGTGGGAACTGGCCGTTCCCAACGGAAAATACACGGTGAAGCTGTCGGTCGGCGACTCCGCAGCGGCGAGCTGCAACAACGTCTGGCTGGAGGGCGTTCAGGTCTTCAACTACCAGTCGCTTGCGGCAAATGTCTTTGCCCAGAAGTCCACCACTATCGTAGTCTCAGACGGCCGTCTGACGCTGGGGATCGGTTCAGCGCCTGCGGGTACCGTGCGAATCAACTACCTGGAAGTCGCCGACGGTCAGGTCGTACCGCCGCCACCGCCCCCACCGACCACCGCGGCCATCAAGGTAAACTTCCAACCGGCGGTCGCACCGATCGTGGCGTCGTATTTTGTAGACTGCGGTCAGACATACGCCAGCCGAAACGGCCGCACCTACGGCTGGACGACCAACCACGCCGATGCCGTCTACGATCGCAACCTCAACACCAATCAACTTCTCGATACCTGTGTCGCGATCAAAGCCGGCGGCAAATGGGAGCTGTCGGTCCCCAACGGAACCTACACGGTCAAAGTCAGCGTCGGCGATGCCGGGGCGGCAAGCTCCAACAACATCTGGGTCGAAGGCGTCCAGTTGTTTAACTACGCCAAGCTCGCTGCGAACGTCTTCAGCAGCAAACTGATCGTCGTCAACGTCGCCGACGGGCGACTAACGCTCGGAATCGGTTCCGCCGCCAGCGGCTTGACGAGGGTGAACTACCTGGAGTTGGCATAG
- a CDS encoding anaerobic sulfatase maturase, protein MNLRVVPELSPVQAGASNGPTRVPSFHILTKPIGPICNLNCTYCFYLEKERLYPDQARWRMPDDVLEAYIRQYIDGQNVPEISFAWQGGEPTLLGVDFFRKAVALQRKYAGGKKIHNALQTNGTLLDDEWCQFLSEEDFLVGLSVDGPREMNDRYRVDKQGRDTFDDVMRGLSFLRKHATAFNTLTVVSRSNGDHPLEVYRFLKSIGSVVHQYIPLVERPADADAKRQNLDLAAPPILDGRTESPAVTDWSVRPLQYGQFLSAIFDEWVRNDVGETFVQLFDVMLGIWCGLPSSLCVFSEKCGVALAVEHNGDLYSCDHYVYPQYKLGNVLSQTLADMVASPQQRKFGGDKADTLPQYCRQCEVRFACNGECPKHRFMTTPDGQAGLNYLCAGYKHFFNHIDPLMRTMARLLQDEQPPARIMEILRLQTR, encoded by the coding sequence ATGAATCTTCGAGTCGTTCCCGAACTCTCACCCGTCCAGGCCGGTGCCTCAAATGGCCCGACGCGGGTGCCATCCTTTCATATTCTGACCAAGCCGATCGGCCCGATCTGCAATCTCAACTGCACGTACTGCTTCTACCTTGAAAAGGAGCGCCTCTACCCCGACCAGGCCCGCTGGCGTATGCCCGACGACGTTCTCGAAGCGTACATCCGGCAATACATCGACGGGCAGAACGTGCCCGAGATCAGCTTTGCCTGGCAGGGAGGCGAGCCGACGCTGCTCGGCGTCGATTTCTTTCGCAAGGCCGTTGCGCTTCAGCGGAAGTACGCCGGCGGGAAGAAGATTCACAACGCGCTGCAGACCAACGGCACGCTGCTCGACGACGAATGGTGCCAGTTCCTGAGCGAGGAGGACTTTCTCGTTGGTCTGAGCGTCGACGGCCCGCGGGAGATGAATGATCGCTATCGCGTCGACAAGCAGGGTCGCGACACCTTCGATGACGTGATGCGCGGCCTGTCGTTCCTCAGGAAGCACGCCACCGCGTTCAACACGCTGACCGTCGTCAGCAGAAGCAACGGCGATCATCCGCTGGAGGTCTATCGGTTCCTCAAGTCGATCGGGTCGGTCGTTCATCAGTACATTCCGTTGGTGGAACGGCCTGCCGACGCGGACGCCAAGCGCCAGAACCTGGACCTGGCCGCGCCACCGATCCTCGACGGCCGGACCGAATCGCCGGCGGTTACCGACTGGAGCGTGCGGCCGCTGCAATACGGCCAGTTCCTTTCGGCGATTTTCGACGAATGGGTGCGGAATGACGTCGGCGAAACGTTCGTGCAGCTGTTTGATGTCATGCTCGGTATCTGGTGTGGGTTGCCTTCAAGCCTGTGCGTGTTCAGTGAGAAGTGCGGCGTCGCATTGGCCGTCGAGCACAATGGGGATCTCTACTCCTGCGACCACTACGTCTACCCGCAATACAAGCTGGGCAACGTGCTGAGCCAGACCCTTGCCGACATGGTCGCCAGTCCGCAGCAGCGGAAGTTCGGCGGCGACAAAGCCGATACCCTGCCGCAGTACTGTCGTCAGTGCGAAGTCCGCTTTGCCTGCAACGGGGAATGCCCCAAGCACCGGTTCATGACGACGCCTGATGGCCAGGCGGGGCTGAACTACCTTTGTGCTGGGTACAAGCACTTCTTCAACCATATCGACCCTTTGATGCGGACCATGGCGAGATTGCTTCAGGATGAGCAGCCGCCCGCGCGCATCATGGAAATTCTACGCTTGCAAACGCGGTGA